In Leclercia pneumoniae, the genomic window AGCTGCTGAACTGGTTTACCTCACAGGGACTTAACGTTGAGATTCTGGGTGAGTTTGATGATGCCGCACTAATGAAAGCCTTCGGCGAGGCGCACAACGCTATCTTCGTGGCACCGACGCTTTATGCGCACGATCTCTATACCGACGACAGAGTGACCGAGATTGGCAGAGTGGATAATGTGATGGAAGAGTATCACGCCATTTTTGCTGAACGGATGATCCAGCACCCGGCGGTGCAGCGCATCTGTAATCAGAACTACGCGTCGCTGTTTACGCCACCCGTGCGCTAAGGGCATAAAAAAACCCGCATTAAGCGGGTTCTTTTAAAACAAGCAACAACAAGCGGCGATTAAGCCAGTTTGTTGATCTGCGCGGTCAGGTTTGCTTTATGACGCGCTGCTTTGTTTTTGTGGATCAGACCTTTAGCAGCCTGACGATCCACGATTGGTTGCATTTCGTTAAATGCTTTCAGTGCAGCAGCTTTGTCGCCTGCTTCGATAGCTGCGTATACTTTCTTGATGAAAGTACGCATCATAGAGCGACGGCTTGCATTGTGCTTACGAGCCTTTTCAGACTGAACGGCACGTTTCTTAGCTGATTTGATATTAGCCAAGGTCCAACTCCCAAATATGATCTATGTGGACAATTCAAAGGCCGAGGAATATGACCTCTTAGCCTTCTTTTGTCAATGGATTTGTGCAAATAAGCGCCGTTAGTGTGACAACGCTCGTTACGTAGTGATGGCGCAGGATTCTACCAGCTTGTGAGGGCTGAATACAGCTTTTCGGCACAAAAAACGTCTAACGCAGGCAGATTTTTTCGCTTTGAAAGGCAAGCGTGATGAAATCATTACGGCTTTCTCTTTTACGGCGACAATCGCCGGTTAACCTTAATCGCTGTACAAGGTATACTCGGGCGATTTTCACTGTTTTGAGCCAGTCATGAAGCTGATACGCGGCATACATAATCTCAGTCAGGCCCCGCACGGGTGTGTGCTGACTATTGGTAATTTCGACGGCGTGCATCGTGGGCATCAGGCGCTGTTGCAAGGATTACGCGAAGAGGGGCGGGCGCGTGGCCTGCCGGTAGTGGTCATGATATTTGAACCACAACCGCTGGAGCTGTTTGCCAGCGAAAAAGCCCCTGCGCGTCTGACTCGCCTGCGCGAGAAATTGCGCTATCTGGCGCAATGCGGCGTCGACTACGTGCTGTGCGTGCGTTTTGACAGACGTTTTGCCGCACTGACGGCGCAAAATTTTGTTGGCGACCTGTTGGTGAAGCGACTTGGCGTACAGTTTCTCGCCGTGGGTGATGATTTCCGCTTTGGCGCTGGTCGTCAGGGGGATTTCTTGCTATTACAGAAGGCTGGCCTCGAGTACGGCTTTGACGTGACCAGCACGCAAACTTTCTGTGAAGGCGGAGTGCGCGTCAGCAGCACGGCTGTGCGGCAAGCGCTGGCGGAAGATAAACTCGACGCGGCAGAGAATCTGCTAGGGCGTCCGTTTACTATTTCCGGACGCGTCGTGCATGGTGATGAGCTGGGCCGCACCATTGGTTTTCCGACGGCGAACTTACCGCTGCGTCGTCAGGTCTCCCCGGTAAAAGGGGTCTATGCGGTAGAAGTGACAGGACTGGGCGATAAGCCCTTGCCGGGCGTGGCCAATATTGGCACCCGTCCGACAGTTGCTGGCGTACGTCAGCAACTGGAAGTGCATCTGCTGGACGTTGTAATGGACCTCTACGGTCGCCATATAGATGTAATCCTGCGTAAAAAAATACGCAATGAGCAGCGATTTGCTTCGCTTGATGAGTTGAAAGCGCAAATCGCGAGAGATGAGTTAACGGCCCGGGAATTTTTTGGGCTTTCAAACCCGGCGTAACGCCTGAGTGATAAATACGGAACCGAGAATCTGATGAGTGACTATAAATCAACCCTGAATTTGCCGGAAACAGGGTTCCCAATGCGCGGCGATCTCGCCAAGCGCGAACCGGGAATGC contains:
- the rpsT gene encoding 30S ribosomal protein S20 — translated: MANIKSAKKRAVQSEKARKHNASRRSMMRTFIKKVYAAIEAGDKAAALKAFNEMQPIVDRQAAKGLIHKNKAARHKANLTAQINKLA
- the ribF gene encoding bifunctional riboflavin kinase/FAD synthetase translates to MKLIRGIHNLSQAPHGCVLTIGNFDGVHRGHQALLQGLREEGRARGLPVVVMIFEPQPLELFASEKAPARLTRLREKLRYLAQCGVDYVLCVRFDRRFAALTAQNFVGDLLVKRLGVQFLAVGDDFRFGAGRQGDFLLLQKAGLEYGFDVTSTQTFCEGGVRVSSTAVRQALAEDKLDAAENLLGRPFTISGRVVHGDELGRTIGFPTANLPLRRQVSPVKGVYAVEVTGLGDKPLPGVANIGTRPTVAGVRQQLEVHLLDVVMDLYGRHIDVILRKKIRNEQRFASLDELKAQIARDELTAREFFGLSNPA